From one Thermatribacter velox genomic stretch:
- a CDS encoding CvpA family protein: MITDWYTLIGFVIILLNIVVSSVRGFSREFLSLCGVVVGVILGLRWGAQVAGFLLPVSNGLLLLIAGFLLFFLPSVFVLSWIGIRFRTLFKTLGVTWVDSLLGIPVGIVKGVLWVIVITVLIANFQFLDFLDRGVKHSFLYKEITKPSLIYLYSWTAQIPNTELLQDIFQKGLEEDESTFSRDLEEF, from the coding sequence TTGATCACTGATTGGTACACCCTGATTGGATTCGTTATAATTTTGCTGAACATTGTTGTGAGTTCGGTACGGGGGTTCAGTCGGGAGTTTTTGAGTCTATGCGGAGTGGTTGTCGGAGTTATTCTGGGGTTAAGATGGGGAGCACAGGTAGCTGGTTTTTTACTGCCCGTAAGTAATGGTTTGTTGTTGTTAATAGCTGGTTTTTTACTCTTTTTTCTGCCCAGCGTTTTTGTACTCTCCTGGATCGGCATTCGCTTTCGCACCCTTTTCAAGACTCTGGGTGTTACCTGGGTTGATTCTCTACTGGGAATACCGGTTGGAATAGTCAAGGGTGTCCTCTGGGTTATAGTTATAACGGTGCTAATAGCGAACTTTCAGTTTTTGGATTTCCTGGACAGGGGAGTGAAACACTCTTTCCTGTACAAGGAAATAACTAAGCCTTCGCTAATCTATTTGTATTCCTGGACCGCCCAGATACCGAACACCGAGCTTTTACAGGATATATTTCAAAAAGGTCTGGAAGAAGATGAAAGCACTTTCTCAAGAGATCTTGAAGAGTTTTGA
- a CDS encoding endonuclease MutS2: MKALSQEILKSFDFHKIVERLSKSCSCGLTREWVMQIKPLASSEEIAQSLWEVKEYMEMLTFDTRLDFDQLEDLRETLNKLSKERSILYPEELIKILRLSSIASNLKNTVRSLSLDEKYPSLKKYFQKIDDLSEVKRELEKTVSPEGKVLDTASANLLKIRTRIQHLQAEIEQVMRNLVRHYYEKKLLQEAIHTVRRGRYVIPVKASQASKIQGIVIDSSSSGSTVFIEPQPILQLNNQIEILRSQEQEEILRILSRVSDLLRTQLEALQRSFYNLVQLDFIKAKATLACTWKGCVPSLSKNQLYIKEGRHPLLGEKAVPFDLDINSSQPVMVVSGPNAGGKTVLIKALAMNVYLTHCGIPPALGEGSVIPLLEEIYVDIGDHQNLENNLSTFTSRMSKLKEAISQLKPDSLFLIDEIGSGTDPEEGSALGVALLEFLAEKGVLCVATTHLPKIKFAFDKNQKIKSASLEFDPVTLRPTFKLKTGKVGSSFGIKVAELIGMPEEIIKRALQKIDQDYLVVNNLLLSLEQKEKEMEEILSRLREKEERLSSKERELHLLQEELEKKRKEVVAEFAATMQAYLRKTQQEIANKVGKLRKENALNETVYQELKEVIAQSKKHLQALQVEAEEKKKAYVPEREEHVYLPDFQKWGRVISVNTRKKRAIVEIKGQKVKVPLDKIVKGELKSVEQEEAFQNSSPVRVSVPSKKTITNELEIRKLTQQEALMELEKYLDRALVAGFKTVYIIHGKGEGVLRKITHEYLKQQPFVESFRTGTPQEGGLGVTVVKLK, encoded by the coding sequence ATGAAAGCACTTTCTCAAGAGATCTTGAAGAGTTTTGATTTTCATAAAATCGTTGAAAGGCTTTCTAAAAGCTGCAGTTGTGGCTTGACCCGGGAATGGGTCATGCAGATAAAACCTCTCGCTTCGAGTGAAGAAATTGCCCAGAGCTTATGGGAAGTTAAAGAGTATATGGAGATGCTAACTTTTGACACTCGCTTGGACTTCGACCAGCTTGAGGACCTGCGGGAAACCCTGAACAAGCTTTCAAAAGAAAGAAGTATTTTATACCCTGAAGAGTTAATCAAAATACTCCGTCTCTCCAGTATAGCGTCTAATCTAAAAAACACCGTTCGTTCTTTGTCTCTTGATGAGAAATATCCTTCTCTAAAAAAATATTTCCAGAAAATTGATGACCTGAGTGAGGTCAAAAGAGAACTTGAGAAGACAGTATCTCCTGAGGGCAAGGTTCTGGATACAGCCAGTGCCAATCTACTTAAGATTAGAACCAGGATCCAGCACCTTCAGGCAGAAATAGAGCAAGTAATGAGAAATTTGGTTCGACATTACTACGAAAAAAAACTATTGCAGGAGGCAATACATACTGTCCGCAGGGGAAGATATGTTATACCTGTTAAAGCAAGCCAGGCTTCTAAGATTCAGGGAATTGTCATAGATTCCTCTTCGAGCGGTTCAACCGTCTTTATCGAACCCCAACCCATTTTGCAGCTAAATAATCAGATTGAAATCCTTCGTTCTCAGGAACAGGAAGAAATACTGCGCATACTTAGCCGGGTTTCCGACCTGCTGCGCACTCAGCTCGAAGCTCTTCAACGTAGCTTTTACAACCTGGTTCAGCTCGATTTCATTAAGGCCAAAGCAACGCTTGCTTGCACCTGGAAAGGCTGTGTTCCGTCATTGAGTAAAAACCAGTTGTACATCAAAGAGGGTAGACATCCTCTTTTGGGGGAAAAAGCTGTACCTTTTGACCTTGATATAAACTCGTCACAACCGGTCATGGTGGTTAGCGGACCTAACGCGGGGGGGAAAACTGTTCTCATCAAAGCTCTGGCCATGAACGTGTACCTTACGCATTGTGGTATTCCACCAGCTCTTGGGGAAGGTTCAGTTATTCCCTTGCTCGAAGAAATATATGTGGATATAGGAGATCATCAGAACTTGGAAAACAATCTGAGCACTTTCACGTCCAGAATGTCTAAATTAAAGGAAGCTATATCTCAACTCAAACCCGATTCCCTTTTTCTTATCGACGAGATTGGAAGTGGCACCGACCCCGAAGAAGGTTCTGCACTGGGCGTTGCCCTTTTAGAGTTCCTGGCTGAAAAGGGTGTTCTCTGTGTTGCTACCACGCACTTGCCTAAAATTAAATTTGCCTTCGACAAAAACCAAAAAATCAAGTCTGCTTCTTTAGAATTTGATCCAGTTACTCTTAGGCCGACCTTCAAGCTTAAGACAGGAAAGGTTGGTAGTAGCTTTGGTATTAAGGTAGCTGAACTTATAGGCATGCCTGAGGAAATTATAAAAAGAGCATTGCAGAAAATAGACCAGGATTACTTGGTGGTCAACAACCTTCTGCTTTCGCTTGAACAAAAAGAGAAAGAAATGGAAGAGATTCTATCCAGGCTTCGAGAAAAAGAGGAAAGGCTTAGCAGCAAGGAACGAGAGCTGCACTTGCTTCAAGAAGAACTCGAAAAGAAGAGAAAAGAAGTGGTAGCGGAGTTCGCTGCCACAATGCAGGCATATCTTCGTAAAACTCAACAGGAAATAGCCAACAAGGTGGGTAAATTGCGAAAGGAAAACGCCTTGAATGAGACCGTTTATCAGGAACTTAAAGAAGTAATCGCTCAGAGCAAAAAACATCTTCAAGCTTTGCAGGTTGAGGCTGAGGAGAAAAAGAAAGCTTATGTTCCCGAAAGAGAGGAACACGTTTATCTCCCCGACTTTCAAAAGTGGGGTAGAGTAATTTCTGTAAATACGAGGAAAAAAAGAGCTATTGTGGAAATCAAGGGCCAAAAAGTAAAAGTTCCCTTGGACAAAATAGTTAAAGGTGAACTGAAGAGTGTGGAACAAGAAGAAGCTTTTCAAAACTCTTCCCCAGTAAGGGTGTCTGTCCCCTCAAAAAAGACTATTACCAACGAACTGGAAATACGCAAACTTACCCAGCAGGAAGCACTCATGGAGCTTGAAAAATACCTGGATCGAGCCCTCGTTGCTGGTTTTAAAACAGTGTACATAATCCACGGTAAAGGAGAAGGAGTTTTGCGTAAAATTACTCATGAATACTTGAAGCAGCAGCCCTTTGTAGAAAGTTTCCGTACTGGAACTCCTCAAGAGGGTGGTTTAGGAGTAACCGTGGTAAAGCTCAAGTAG
- a CDS encoding penicillin-binding protein 1A yields the protein MKERTKLKRENNKKKKSTSFLRWVFASFLVGLLTGIVAVGLAWFLWGSELKAVSAQIDSFRPKFTTRIYDARGRLVDEVFVENREFASFEEIPEILKKAFIASEDQHFYSHPGVDLTGIVRAFLANIERGWGAEGASTITQQLARNQFLELRKTFDRKIKEAMLAILLEKKYPKEKILEAYLNQIYFGHGAYGVKSAARVFFGKDLSELNLAECAMLTGIARSPYNFSPYIDFEAAQRQQRRVLERMQELGFITQKQKEEALATPIVLAGLEKKHSPAPYFVDFVLKELLKLYDEEMVFGGGLKVYTTLDLDLQKKAKEALLESGFQGAILCMDPATGFIKAMVGGRDYQESKFNRAYQAHRQPGSTFKPFIYTAAMDSGFTPSSIIVDEPITFPNGWEPQNYDRRFRGEVTLREGLEESINIVGIKLLQEVGIDRVIEYARKMGIQSPLRKDLSLALGTSEVTLLELVRAYSAFANQGKIPQPVAILRVEDFDGKVIYSNSPSVRQAISPQTAYIMARLLEGVLLRGTGKRAYFGRPAGGKTGTTEDYVDAWFIGFSPQLVCGVFVGNDDRTPLGPSKTGGVVAAPIFKKVMEAYHRDLPVKDFTKPSGVVELEVCAKSGLLPSSTCPRVKTAFKEGTEPTFICNQLH from the coding sequence TTGAAAGAACGAACCAAATTGAAAAGAGAGAACAATAAAAAGAAAAAATCTACGTCATTTTTGCGGTGGGTATTTGCTTCTTTTCTGGTGGGTTTGTTAACCGGGATTGTTGCTGTGGGATTGGCCTGGTTTCTTTGGGGAAGCGAGCTCAAAGCGGTATCCGCCCAGATTGACAGTTTCCGACCCAAATTCACCACCCGGATTTACGATGCAAGAGGTCGCCTGGTGGACGAGGTTTTTGTGGAAAATCGCGAGTTTGCCAGTTTTGAAGAAATACCAGAAATCTTAAAAAAAGCGTTCATTGCCAGCGAGGATCAGCACTTTTATTCTCATCCCGGTGTCGACTTAACGGGTATTGTACGAGCCTTTCTGGCTAACATCGAAAGAGGTTGGGGAGCTGAGGGAGCAAGCACGATAACACAACAGCTGGCCCGAAACCAGTTTCTGGAACTTAGAAAAACTTTCGATAGAAAAATCAAAGAAGCCATGCTTGCCATTCTGCTGGAAAAAAAGTATCCCAAGGAAAAGATACTTGAAGCCTACTTGAATCAGATTTACTTTGGACATGGTGCCTATGGAGTCAAGAGTGCTGCTCGGGTTTTCTTTGGGAAAGACCTTTCCGAGCTGAATCTTGCCGAATGTGCCATGTTAACCGGGATAGCCCGTTCACCGTACAACTTTTCCCCTTATATTGACTTCGAAGCAGCGCAGAGACAGCAAAGAAGGGTCCTGGAAAGAATGCAGGAGTTGGGATTTATTACCCAGAAACAGAAGGAAGAGGCTTTAGCAACACCCATCGTACTTGCGGGTCTTGAAAAGAAACACTCACCAGCCCCCTATTTTGTCGATTTTGTTTTGAAAGAGCTTTTAAAGCTTTATGACGAAGAAATGGTTTTTGGAGGAGGCCTAAAAGTATACACTACCTTGGACCTTGATTTACAGAAAAAAGCAAAGGAAGCACTTCTGGAAAGTGGTTTTCAGGGGGCCATACTGTGCATGGACCCTGCTACAGGCTTCATTAAAGCTATGGTTGGCGGCAGAGACTATCAGGAAAGTAAGTTCAACCGTGCCTACCAGGCACATCGTCAACCCGGTTCTACTTTTAAGCCCTTCATCTATACTGCAGCCATGGACAGTGGTTTTACACCCAGTAGCATCATCGTCGATGAACCAATCACTTTTCCCAATGGATGGGAACCTCAAAACTATGACCGTCGCTTTCGAGGTGAAGTAACCTTAAGAGAAGGGCTCGAAGAATCCATCAACATTGTAGGCATTAAGCTACTCCAGGAAGTTGGCATTGATAGGGTTATCGAATATGCAAGGAAAATGGGTATACAGAGTCCGTTGCGCAAAGATCTCTCTCTGGCTTTGGGCACCTCTGAGGTAACGCTTCTTGAGCTGGTGAGGGCTTACAGTGCTTTCGCTAACCAGGGTAAAATCCCGCAACCTGTAGCCATACTTAGAGTCGAAGACTTCGATGGTAAAGTGATTTATTCTAACTCTCCTTCAGTTAGGCAAGCTATCTCTCCTCAAACCGCTTACATTATGGCCCGACTCTTGGAAGGAGTCCTCCTGAGAGGTACCGGTAAGCGAGCCTACTTTGGTCGACCCGCTGGTGGGAAAACTGGAACCACTGAAGACTACGTTGATGCCTGGTTTATCGGCTTTTCTCCTCAACTGGTTTGCGGAGTCTTTGTTGGCAATGATGATCGTACTCCTCTTGGTCCCAGTAAAACGGGAGGTGTAGTTGCTGCTCCCATTTTCAAAAAAGTTATGGAAGCTTATCATCGGGATCTTCCGGTCAAAGATTTTACTAAGCCTTCCGGGGTTGTAGAGCTGGAGGTTTGTGCTAAAAGTGGGCTCCTTCCTTCTTCCACTTGTCCTCGCGTGAAAACCGCTTTCAAGGAAGGTACAGAACCAACCTTTATCTGCAATCAGCTACATTGA
- a CDS encoding QueT transporter family protein — protein MKKLIRAAFICAIYVVLTVLPPFYTLSYGPIQVRVAEALTVLPFIYPEAIWGLTLGCLLANLAGNIGIYDVIFGSLLTLLAGYLTSRAPRAWLAPLPPIFLNAFGVSAYLAFILKVPYWYSVAYIMLGESIACLAIGYPVLHFLMKRNRSHFSK, from the coding sequence ATGAAAAAATTAATTCGAGCCGCTTTTATCTGCGCCATTTATGTTGTTCTCACTGTGCTTCCTCCTTTCTACACTCTTTCCTATGGACCAATCCAAGTGAGAGTGGCGGAAGCTCTTACTGTTTTGCCTTTCATTTATCCTGAAGCCATCTGGGGGCTCACTCTGGGATGTTTGCTTGCCAACCTTGCAGGTAACATAGGAATATACGATGTCATTTTTGGAAGCCTACTCACCTTGCTTGCTGGATACCTGACTTCTCGAGCACCCAGGGCATGGCTTGCTCCACTACCTCCCATTTTTCTCAATGCTTTTGGTGTGTCTGCCTACCTCGCTTTTATTTTGAAAGTGCCTTACTGGTATTCAGTGGCTTATATCATGCTGGGAGAAAGTATCGCCTGTTTGGCTATTGGATATCCTGTGTTGCATTTCTTAATGAAAAGAAATAGGTCTCACTTTAGTAAATAA